A genomic segment from Aegilops tauschii subsp. strangulata cultivar AL8/78 chromosome 1, Aet v6.0, whole genome shotgun sequence encodes:
- the LOC109740083 gene encoding uncharacterized protein — MAPKKTPKGKSGFFGVRQKPSGNWGVEFSDAGRRWWIGTYPSANEAARAYDVAVWRAERPWSHLNFPEIETRAEAEMLVLQGINMKEITTKKKKKTKKPSVVVSAGETDEEAMARFAREHPEYVQVELEYYWKREAEQKKKGPKKEDEAGPSTVIPIGSSSEEDWADFSDEEEEEEGCDDPTKEEFWAQFRSSDDEE; from the coding sequence ATGGCGCCGAAGAAGACACCGAAGGGCAAGTCGGGCTTCTTCGGCGTGAGGCAGAAGCCCTCCGGTAACTGGGGTGTGGAGTTCTCCGACGCCGGAAGGCGTTGGTGGATCGGCACGTACCCCTCCGCCAACGAGGCCGCACGTGCCTACGACGTGGCGGTGTGGCGTGCCGAGAGGCCTTGGTCGCACCTCAACTTCCCAGAGATCGAGACTCGGGCGGAAGCGGAGATGCTTGTGCTGCAGGGCATCAACATGAAGGAGAtcacgacgaagaagaagaagaagacgaagaagccGTCGGTTGTCGTCAGTGCTGGCGAGACAGACGAGGAGGCGATGGCGAGGTTTGCTCGGGAGCATCCGGAGTACGTCCAGGTCGAGCTGGAGTACTACTGGAAGCGTGAGGCGgagcagaagaagaaggggccGAAGAAGGAGGACGAGGCCGGTCCCTCGACGGTGATCCCCATCGGGTCCTCTTCCGAGGAAGACTGGGCAGACTtctcggacgaggaggaggaggaggaggggtgcGACGACCCGACGAAGGAGGAGTTCTGGGCGCAGTTCCGCAGCTCCGACGATGAGGAGTAG